One window of Burkholderiales bacterium genomic DNA carries:
- a CDS encoding glycosyltransferase: protein MKSLLAARLIPEPETAVLGEMERPTRTVALSAAPLISCLMVTGDRFGHFKHSVGCYLRQTYPHKELVIVTDELSPIAAIREHVAKLGHDDVRVVHVNGRNKLGRLRNRSLAEARGDVFCQWDDDDSSHPDRLAVQLEAMRQDDSTACCLQDHFHYFQTTGEVYWTDWDEVVYKGHPGTLMHVRAVEREPTYPEIGMNAQRGEDLVFYLRLFRRLTLIRNMPYLFAYTFHGGNTWAEQHHREIASRAVAAAEIMPRQKTFTREIQRRGLAGPFRFMGPDGHAFTVAARPVSI, encoded by the coding sequence ATGAAGTCGCTGCTCGCCGCGCGTTTGATCCCCGAACCGGAGACGGCGGTGCTCGGCGAGATGGAGCGGCCGACACGAACAGTCGCGCTCTCCGCGGCTCCATTGATCAGCTGCCTAATGGTCACGGGCGATCGGTTCGGCCACTTCAAACATAGCGTCGGCTGCTACCTTCGTCAGACCTACCCCCACAAGGAGCTCGTCATCGTGACCGATGAGCTGTCCCCGATTGCCGCGATCCGCGAGCACGTCGCCAAGTTGGGCCATGACGACGTCCGCGTCGTCCACGTCAACGGGCGGAACAAGCTTGGCAGGCTGCGCAACCGATCGTTGGCCGAGGCGCGCGGCGACGTATTCTGCCAGTGGGACGATGACGATAGCAGCCATCCGGACCGGCTCGCGGTGCAGCTTGAGGCGATGCGGCAGGACGATTCGACCGCGTGCTGTCTGCAGGATCACTTCCACTATTTCCAGACCACCGGCGAGGTCTACTGGACGGACTGGGATGAGGTCGTCTACAAGGGCCATCCCGGGACCCTGATGCATGTGCGCGCGGTAGAACGTGAGCCGACGTACCCCGAGATCGGGATGAACGCCCAGCGTGGGGAGGATCTTGTGTTCTACCTTCGGCTCTTCCGGCGGCTAACATTGATTCGCAACATGCCTTACCTGTTCGCCTACACGTTCCACGGCGGCAACACTTGGGCCGAGCAGCACCACCGCGAGATCGCGTCACGCGCGGTCGCGGCGGCCGAGATCATGCCGCGCCAGAAGACATTCACGCGGGAGATTCAGCGGCGCGGCCTCGCCGGTCCCTTTCGGTTCATGGGTCCAGATGGCCACGCATTCACCGTGGCGGCTAGACCCGTCTCGATTTGA